The stretch of DNA GCCGGCCGGGACGTCCGGAGCGGCGGTCCCGGTCAGCTCCAGGACGGTCCCGGCGCCCTCGCCGGTGAACCCGCTCCCGGTGATCCGCACCCGGGGCGTGTCGACCACCAGGCGCAGCCCGTCCTCGCCGCGCCACTCCGGGCGGATCCACACGCCCGGCTCGGCCTCGTGCGGTTCGGGGCGGGAGGCGGCGCCCGGGTCCGGCCAGGCCAGGGTGGCCCGGCGGGTGGTGCCGCGGTTGACCGCCCACAGCTCCACGGTCCACTCCCCCGGCCGCCACACGTCGTTGGCGCGCAGGTCGCGGGGGTCGATGCTGAGCTCGTAACCGCCCCAGTCGCGGCGGGTGGTCACCGCGCCCCGGGGCAGCTCGAAGGCGTTGGCCCGGCGCGGCCGGATCCGGACCCGGGCCTTGGCGCCGGTGCCGAGGTTGACCGCGCGCGCCCTCAGGTACTGGCGGAACCGGCTGTCCGGCGGAAGGAAGCCCATGTGCAGCCGGCCGGTGACCACCAGCCGGCCATCCTCCCAGCGCACCGTCTCGGCCCGCTGCTGCACGTCGATCTCGCCGGTGAGCCGGTAGATCGCCTGCGGGACCTCGGCCAGCGGGTCGTCCAGGAACGGGTAGTCGACGTACCAGCGGGTGCCGTGCCGCACCGCCAGCGCGTCGGCGTGCAGCCCCTCCGGTCCGGACTCCCGCTCGAAGGCGAGCACCCGGAGCAGCTCGTCGTGCATGTGCCGGCGGACCAGGTACCACTTGAGCCGGTCGATCACCGGGAGCCGCTGGAAGACCCGCGGGTCGACGGTGTCGATGTAGGAGTTGGCGATCTCGGTGAAGGCGAGCCGGAACGCCTCGTCGGCGTCCTCGGTGCGGCGCAGCGCGCCGGCCAGGTCGGTGGAGAGCGCCTCGGCGTCCCAGGCGGCGCGCGCCTCCGCGCCGGCGATCTCGGCGACCGCCGCCGCGGTCGCCCGGACCAGGGCGAACAGCTCCTCCGGGGCGGTGGCGGAGCCGGCCGCGGCGGGGTCGGGGCCGAGCAGCAGCGGCTCGTCCAGCACGTCCACCGCGGAGGCGAGGAAGTGCGCGGGCACCACCACCCGCATGTCGCCGTGCTCGACGCCCTCGGGGAAGGAGAGGCCGGCCGTCTCCCAGAAGGACCGGCGCCACATCCGGCCGGCGGCCGACCGGTCGGCGAGCAGCGCGGGCCGCTCGGTGACGTGGGTGCCGCGCACCGGGCCGGCGGTGGAGCCGGGCGGGGCGGCGGTGGCGAAGTCGGACCCGGAGGCGCGCAGCCCCTGGGCCATCGCGCCGAAGGCGTAGGGCGGCACCCGCTCCCCGGCGTCCAGGAAGACCAGGAACTCGCCGGCGGCGCGGCGGGCGCCGTCGTTGCGTGCGGCGCCCAGTCCGGCCGAGGAGTCCACCACGACGACTTCCACCCCGCCCAGGGTCTGCGCCTCGATGGAGGCCAGGCACTCCTTGAGCCGCCGGTCCCGTTCGCCCTCGCCCGCGGACACCACTGCGCTGACTACGACCACCGATCGACCCCCGACCCCGGTGCGCGGCAGGCCCGCGCCGCTGAACGTCGGGACCAGGCTAGGCCGGGGGCATGGGGGTCTTACCTCGACACACGGCAAAATGCCGACAAAAACCGCGCCCGTTCCGCGTTGATCCCGGACGTATAGGTCGGTTCCGGTCCGTGGAGCCGCACCGGCGGCCCCTCCCCCGGTGGTCTCGGCGCTGCGCCCCGCCGGCGCGCGCCGCCGGTGTCCTGCGGCATGGGGCCCGCCCGGTTCGCGGCTGAGCCGCTTCCGCCCGGGCGGATTCTCAGAGACCGTCGGGCATCCGGTCGATCGCCCAGGGGCCCGGCCACCGCCGGCCCTGCGCCTCCCGCGGTGCGGCCCGACGTCGCCGTGACCGCTGCGCGACGTCGCGGGGCCGTTGATGTATCGACCGGTCCGGCACCGCTCACCGGCACGGCTCCGCGCTCCGCGGCCGGCCGGCGGCTCAGCGGAGGGCGGGCGCGGCCCGCCGGGGCGGGACCGCGCGGCCGGGCACGGGGCGGCCCTCCGACCGCCGGCGGGGCGGGGTAGGCCCCCGCCCCGCCGGCGCCTTCGCGCGTGCGCCTCAGGAGGAGGCGGCCACCCGGGCGCCGCCGTCCTCGGGGACGATCTCCGGGGCGCCGTGCTGGACCGCGTCGGCCTCCTGGTCGGTGTCCTGCTCCTGGGCGGCCCGCTCGGCCTCCATGCGCTTGCGGTAGTACTCGACCTCCCGCTTCACCTGCTCCTCGTCCCAGCCGAGCGGCCCGGCCATCAGCCGGGCGGCCTCCTCGGCGACGGCGATGCCGCGGT from Nocardiopsis composta encodes:
- a CDS encoding glycosyltransferase family A protein yields the protein MVVVSAVVSAGEGERDRRLKECLASIEAQTLGGVEVVVVDSSAGLGAARNDGARRAAGEFLVFLDAGERVPPYAFGAMAQGLRASGSDFATAAPPGSTAGPVRGTHVTERPALLADRSAAGRMWRRSFWETAGLSFPEGVEHGDMRVVVPAHFLASAVDVLDEPLLLGPDPAAAGSATAPEELFALVRATAAAVAEIAGAEARAAWDAEALSTDLAGALRRTEDADEAFRLAFTEIANSYIDTVDPRVFQRLPVIDRLKWYLVRRHMHDELLRVLAFERESGPEGLHADALAVRHGTRWYVDYPFLDDPLAEVPQAIYRLTGEIDVQQRAETVRWEDGRLVVTGRLHMGFLPPDSRFRQYLRARAVNLGTGAKARVRIRPRRANAFELPRGAVTTRRDWGGYELSIDPRDLRANDVWRPGEWTVELWAVNRGTTRRATLAWPDPGAASRPEPHEAEPGVWIRPEWRGEDGLRLVVDTPRVRITGSGFTGEGAGTVLELTGTAAPDVPAGAVLRLTRRPGDVFHDVEMERDLAPGLFTARVPAELLLDGFDDRRAAPGGPTASELWDVHLVDGGRVEYRVALEGEDVGGRARVAADRTVGLEPDGPGWALLRAGVERPLISGAEWKEGELRVSGPFAAPEGAAELVLTDTATGERCTAPVAADGDGFSAVLPTAPDTAPADGRYALSLVLAVDGAAEERPLDIDPALLESLPFAGTTAGRPFALDADGPAGPLFTAGPEALP